Proteins encoded within one genomic window of Companilactobacillus zhachilii:
- a CDS encoding ketose-bisphosphate aldolase, protein MLLNMNQMLSVAKENHFAVGAYNVSNSELLKAAVEQCEADNAPGIIAVHPTEMAYAKDDFFAYVLQRIKNSKVPFVLHLDHGDTINNVARAIHNGFSSVMIDGSLASWEDNVAITKKTVDMCHLVGVTVEGELGTIGQTGNHIKEHLQNGIYTQPEDAKKFVEETGVDTLAVGIGTAHGIYPSDVTPKIRIDILKDIMAVVDNPLVLHGGSSNPDDQIAEAVKTGISKVNISSDYKHAFFVQARKVLAEDDGWDPNNLFPTCIDAAKEVVHHKNDLFESVGKASLYEGMDPWRSEFL, encoded by the coding sequence ATGTTATTGAATATGAATCAAATGTTGTCAGTTGCTAAGGAAAATCATTTTGCAGTAGGTGCTTATAATGTTTCGAATTCTGAATTACTTAAGGCTGCTGTAGAACAATGTGAAGCTGATAATGCACCTGGTATTATTGCGGTCCATCCGACAGAAATGGCTTATGCTAAGGATGATTTCTTCGCCTACGTATTGCAACGTATTAAGAACAGCAAAGTTCCATTTGTTCTTCACTTAGATCATGGTGATACAATTAATAATGTTGCCCGTGCTATCCACAATGGATTTAGTTCTGTTATGATTGATGGTTCTTTAGCTTCGTGGGAAGATAATGTTGCAATAACTAAAAAGACAGTTGATATGTGTCATTTAGTTGGGGTTACTGTTGAAGGTGAATTAGGAACAATTGGACAAACTGGTAATCACATTAAAGAACATTTACAAAATGGTATTTATACTCAACCGGAAGATGCTAAGAAGTTTGTTGAAGAGACTGGTGTAGACACGTTAGCTGTGGGTATTGGTACGGCTCACGGAATTTATCCATCAGATGTTACTCCCAAGATTCGTATTGATATTTTGAAAGATATTATGGCAGTTGTTGATAATCCATTAGTATTACATGGTGGTTCTTCAAATCCCGATGATCAAATTGCGGAAGCAGTTAAGACGGGTATTTCTAAAGTCAATATTTCCTCAGACTATAAACACGCATTCTTTGTTCAGGCTAGAAAGGTACTGGCAGAAGATGATGGTTGGGATCCTAACAATTTGTTCCCAACATGTATTGATGCTGCTAAAGAGGTTGTTCACCATAAGAATGATTTATTTGAATCAGTTGGTAAAGCAAGTCTTTACGAAGGTATGGATCCTTGGAGAAGTGAATTTCTTTAG
- a CDS encoding class II fructose-bisphosphate aldolase, with translation MYVSMKKMLNKANYGNYAIMAINCFNLESAYATITAAEELHAPIIIDLLMEHLQKHIPKEYVLPPVIKMAKDASVDVAINLDHGKSESYVRDSILDGFSSVMMDASEHSFEENIQITNEIVKLASKFNTSVEAEIGNMGAVAGDHFTQADMYTDPEKAIEFMERTDVTALAISFGSSHGIMPKDFVPVFDFNIIKKIKAGTHKPLVLHGGSGCGKDNIQKAIKCGINKVNVGSDVMKAQADSIFRSQQGNRDMEYVDLMNKTLDPAKEVVKYYIELSGSTNKAE, from the coding sequence ATGTATGTCTCAATGAAAAAAATGCTGAATAAAGCTAATTATGGAAATTATGCGATAATGGCAATCAATTGTTTCAACTTAGAAAGCGCCTATGCAACAATTACAGCAGCAGAAGAGTTACATGCCCCGATAATTATTGATTTATTAATGGAGCATTTACAGAAACATATTCCTAAAGAATATGTGTTGCCACCAGTTATCAAAATGGCTAAAGATGCGAGTGTCGATGTAGCAATAAATTTGGATCATGGAAAATCCGAATCGTATGTTAGAGATAGCATTCTAGATGGCTTTTCAAGTGTAATGATGGATGCTTCCGAGCATAGTTTTGAAGAAAATATTCAAATAACCAATGAGATAGTTAAATTGGCATCTAAATTTAATACTAGTGTTGAAGCAGAAATCGGTAATATGGGTGCTGTCGCTGGAGATCATTTTACACAAGCAGATATGTATACTGATCCAGAAAAAGCAATTGAGTTTATGGAGCGAACTGATGTTACAGCTCTAGCGATTTCTTTTGGTTCTAGTCATGGAATTATGCCAAAAGATTTTGTACCTGTCTTTGATTTCAATATTATAAAGAAAATTAAGGCTGGGACACATAAACCATTAGTGTTACATGGTGGATCAGGATGTGGCAAGGATAATATCCAAAAAGCAATTAAATGTGGCATTAATAAGGTAAATGTTGGCTCAGATGTTATGAAGGCTCAGGCAGATTCGATTTTTAGGTCGCAACAAGGTAATCGAGATATGGAATATGTAGATTTAATGAATAAGACATTAGATCCAGCTAAAGAAGTGGTTAAGTATTACATTGAATTATCAGGTTCAACAAATAAAGCAGAATAA
- a CDS encoding PTS fructose transporter subunit IIC yields the protein MLKKLQLKKHAMTAISYMLPLVVAAGLLIAIGNLTGGKVITDFKGGYTLPSALTTLGVWGMGLLAPVISAAIAYSIADRPGIAPGLLSGIISYNIGAGFLGGMLGGFITGWLVLALVKYIRVPNWAEGLKPMMIIPLLSSLIMGVLMFFIVGQPIVWLTNGLTSFLNGMQGSARFVFGMIMGGMAAFDFGGPVNKVASLFADGLLLQGVQEPEAVKILASMVPPFGVTISWALSKIFHHKIYSKEEEDNIKIAFPMGIVMITEGVIPIAAVDLIRLVVSCSFGAAIGGGLSMMWGIKSPVPSGGLFIVPAMNHPLLFLVALLVGSAITGLILFVWKKEPIENDGLEKSMEDEEEDIDIGDINIT from the coding sequence ATGTTAAAGAAATTACAGTTAAAAAAGCATGCGATGACAGCAATTTCTTACATGTTACCTTTAGTTGTTGCAGCTGGTTTATTAATTGCGATAGGAAACCTAACGGGCGGGAAAGTAATAACAGATTTTAAAGGAGGTTATACTCTTCCATCAGCATTAACCACCCTTGGAGTGTGGGGAATGGGATTATTGGCTCCGGTTATATCTGCAGCCATAGCCTATTCAATTGCTGATAGGCCCGGTATAGCTCCTGGATTACTTAGTGGTATTATTTCATACAATATTGGAGCTGGTTTCTTAGGTGGTATGCTTGGTGGTTTTATCACCGGTTGGTTAGTACTTGCATTAGTTAAATATATTAGGGTACCAAATTGGGCTGAAGGACTTAAACCGATGATGATTATTCCACTTTTGTCATCGTTGATTATGGGAGTTCTAATGTTCTTTATTGTTGGACAGCCGATTGTATGGCTAACTAATGGATTGACCTCTTTCTTGAATGGAATGCAGGGATCGGCCAGATTTGTTTTCGGAATGATCATGGGAGGTATGGCCGCCTTCGATTTTGGAGGTCCAGTTAATAAAGTTGCTTCATTATTTGCCGATGGACTTTTACTGCAGGGGGTTCAAGAACCAGAAGCCGTTAAAATTTTAGCCTCGATGGTTCCCCCATTTGGAGTCACAATTTCTTGGGCTCTTTCCAAAATATTCCATCATAAAATCTATTCAAAAGAGGAGGAAGATAACATTAAAATTGCTTTTCCAATGGGAATTGTCATGATTACTGAGGGTGTTATTCCAATTGCCGCAGTTGACTTGATTAGATTGGTTGTTTCATGTAGTTTCGGAGCAGCTATTGGTGGTGGTTTGTCAATGATGTGGGGAATTAAAAGCCCTGTTCCATCAGGAGGATTATTCATAGTACCTGCTATGAACCATCCATTGCTGTTCCTTGTCGCTTTATTAGTTGGTTCAGCAATAACGGGTTTGATTTTATTTGTTTGGAAGAAAGAACCAATTGAAAATGATGGACTAGAAAAGAGTATGGAAGATGAGGAAGAAGATATAGATATCGGTGATATTAATATCACATAG
- a CDS encoding PTS fructose transporter subunit IIB, translated as MKIVGVAACTSGIAHTYIAREKVMKAAQKLGYEIHMETQGTIGTENELTTEQIKEADFVLLVVDIKIGGKDRFKDKKVVEVPTNTAIKAPTKLLEAVVAKLHTTA; from the coding sequence ATGAAAATTGTTGGTGTAGCAGCCTGTACTTCGGGAATTGCCCATACCTATATTGCTCGTGAAAAGGTCATGAAAGCAGCTCAAAAGTTAGGCTATGAAATTCATATGGAAACACAAGGAACTATTGGAACAGAAAATGAACTTACTACAGAGCAGATTAAAGAAGCAGATTTTGTTTTGCTTGTTGTGGATATCAAGATTGGTGGTAAAGATAGATTTAAAGATAAGAAAGTGGTGGAAGTACCAACAAATACTGCAATTAAGGCTCCTACTAAGTTATTGGAAGCGGTAGTTGCAAAATTACATACCACAGCATAA
- a CDS encoding PTS sugar transporter subunit IIA — protein sequence MDINNFDISQVLTQELISLNLQSRSKEDAIAELTDLLVKHGDVIDRQGFIDDVLKRETEGMTGLGQGVAIPHGKSQAVKNTTIAIGISQNDIAWESLDNKPVNIIILFAVKDTDANTLHIKLLQKVAILLADESFIQNLHDIKTKEKLIELFEAQPEEE from the coding sequence ATTGATATAAATAATTTTGATATAAGCCAGGTACTTACTCAAGAGCTTATTTCATTAAACTTACAATCACGAAGTAAAGAAGACGCAATCGCTGAGCTAACTGATTTATTAGTTAAACATGGAGATGTTATTGATAGGCAAGGATTTATAGACGATGTGTTGAAGCGAGAAACTGAGGGAATGACAGGATTAGGTCAAGGAGTTGCTATTCCCCATGGAAAATCCCAAGCCGTTAAGAATACAACTATAGCAATTGGGATTAGTCAAAATGATATTGCTTGGGAATCATTAGATAACAAACCAGTTAATATCATCATTCTTTTCGCTGTAAAAGATACGGATGCCAATACATTACATATCAAACTGCTTCAAAAAGTTGCTATTTTATTAGCGGATGAATCCTTTATTCAAAATTTACATGATATTAAAACAAAAGAAAAACTGATTGAATTATTTGAAGCACAACCAGAGGAGGAATAA
- a CDS encoding BglG family transcription antiterminator, with the protein MSIGEKEKAILEILSQEPGYLNSKDIAVKIGVSTRTIARYVKQINVESDVGCLVISEKGKGYALNYDNYLKAGLGVSKGSNYSPVERRNEILLRMLFNSPKFTSTDTLFEPYFVSETVSNMDLLSIKDKINKYNLKLIRKNRRVKISGLESSIRQAIIETINKTNVINLKDLKGEFPDLSSYDMEFIIRQLQVIELNLNSTIPYPYNINIFSHIYILINRYRKGVIDSKNEKEELTTSEKKIITINARLYEIAEKVINNLELYLHRYIPNIEKYYVLQYLISSRLFSESDDSTSYSKEVRSLTRNLIEEIGNEMNITIRESDIENELLGHIKPMLNRVSNHINIRNKLLQDIKIEYTDTFENVKRATNKIFKKSYHQKLSDDEIGFLTLYFAKYIEQHPKKINVLIMCASGVGTSELLKVKVKKYFPQLNIIDVVSLRQYENNQKEFNQVIDLIITTIGYKSKNDEKPVILVNAMFTPNDQARVEKLLKELEKVGN; encoded by the coding sequence ATGTCCATTGGAGAAAAGGAAAAAGCCATCTTAGAAATTCTTTCACAAGAACCAGGATATTTGAACTCCAAGGACATTGCCGTAAAAATTGGTGTATCTACCAGGACTATAGCAAGATATGTGAAGCAGATAAATGTTGAAAGTGATGTTGGCTGTTTAGTCATATCCGAAAAGGGAAAAGGATATGCATTAAATTATGATAATTATCTTAAAGCAGGTTTAGGTGTAAGTAAGGGGAGCAACTACTCTCCGGTTGAAAGACGGAATGAGATTTTATTACGAATGCTATTTAATTCACCTAAGTTCACTTCTACAGATACGTTATTTGAACCTTATTTTGTTAGTGAAACTGTTAGTAATATGGATTTATTAAGTATCAAAGATAAGATTAATAAGTACAATCTGAAATTAATAAGGAAAAATCGCAGGGTAAAAATTTCAGGATTAGAAAGTTCTATTAGACAAGCAATTATTGAAACAATTAATAAAACGAACGTGATTAATTTAAAAGACCTTAAAGGAGAGTTTCCAGATCTAAGTTCATATGATATGGAATTTATTATTAGGCAGTTACAAGTTATTGAATTGAATTTAAATTCAACAATTCCTTATCCTTACAATATCAATATTTTTTCCCACATATACATTTTGATTAATCGTTATCGAAAAGGTGTGATTGATTCTAAGAATGAAAAAGAAGAACTGACTACTTCTGAGAAAAAGATTATTACCATTAATGCGCGATTATACGAAATTGCTGAAAAAGTAATTAATAATCTAGAACTTTATTTGCACCGCTATATTCCAAATATTGAAAAATATTATGTTCTTCAATATTTAATTTCATCAAGGCTTTTTTCAGAATCAGATGATAGTACATCATATTCAAAAGAAGTTCGGAGTTTAACACGTAACTTGATTGAAGAGATTGGCAATGAAATGAATATCACAATTCGTGAATCAGATATTGAGAATGAATTATTAGGCCATATAAAACCAATGTTAAATCGAGTTAGTAATCACATAAACATCCGAAACAAATTATTACAGGATATAAAAATTGAATATACAGATACGTTTGAGAATGTGAAAAGAGCGACTAATAAAATTTTTAAAAAATCATATCATCAAAAACTTTCAGATGACGAAATTGGATTTTTGACTCTCTATTTTGCTAAGTATATTGAACAGCATCCAAAAAAAATCAATGTCTTGATTATGTGTGCGAGTGGAGTTGGAACATCCGAATTATTGAAAGTTAAAGTAAAAAAATATTTCCCACAGTTGAATATTATTGATGTTGTTTCCCTTAGACAATATGAAAATAATCAAAAAGAGTTTAATCAAGTGATTGATTTAATTATAACCACGATTGGATACAAATCTAAGAATGACGAGAAACCGGTGATTTTGGTCAACGCGATGTTTACACCTAACGATCAAGCGAGAGTTGAAAAATTGTTAAAGGAGTTGGAGAAAGTTGGGAATTGA
- the scrK gene encoding fructokinase ScrK, producing MLVGSIEAGGTKFVCAVGDEDYRIKDSIHFPTTTPEETLQKTIDYFKQFDIEALGIASFGPIELRKNSPKYGYITSTPKPGWKNTDFIGKMKESLDVPMFWTTDVNGSAYGEYVMSTLSNEKIDSLVYYTIGTGVGAGAISDGKFVGNMGHPEMGHTFLKRHPDDLDFKGICPFHGDCLEGLVAGPTFDARLGKPGKDVPLTDHVWDIMAYYVAQAAIQATLILRPDKIVFGGGVVSEAFLVKVRAQFKELLNDYVEVPELEKYITMPIVKNNGSATLGDFALAIRELQD from the coding sequence TTGTTAGTAGGAAGTATTGAAGCAGGTGGGACAAAATTTGTCTGTGCCGTAGGTGATGAAGATTATCGGATTAAAGATAGCATCCACTTCCCCACAACTACACCTGAGGAAACATTACAAAAAACAATCGATTATTTTAAACAATTCGACATTGAAGCCCTAGGGATTGCCTCCTTTGGTCCCATCGAATTACGTAAAAATTCTCCAAAGTATGGTTACATTACATCAACGCCTAAGCCTGGTTGGAAGAACACTGACTTTATCGGCAAGATGAAAGAAAGCCTTGACGTACCAATGTTTTGGACGACCGATGTTAACGGTTCAGCTTATGGTGAATACGTTATGTCGACGTTATCAAATGAAAAAATCGATTCGTTAGTTTATTACACGATTGGAACTGGTGTCGGTGCTGGTGCCATTTCTGACGGCAAATTTGTCGGTAATATGGGCCATCCTGAAATGGGTCATACATTCTTGAAACGTCACCCTGATGATCTCGATTTCAAAGGAATTTGTCCTTTCCACGGTGACTGTCTTGAAGGTCTAGTGGCTGGACCAACTTTTGATGCTCGTTTAGGCAAGCCTGGTAAAGACGTTCCATTGACTGATCATGTTTGGGATATCATGGCTTACTATGTTGCTCAAGCAGCTATTCAAGCTACCTTGATTCTTCGCCCTGACAAAATTGTCTTTGGTGGTGGCGTTGTCAGCGAAGCTTTCTTAGTTAAAGTACGTGCGCAATTTAAAGAATTACTAAACGATTATGTTGAAGTACCAGAACTCGAAAAATATATCACGATGCCTATTGTTAAGAATAACGGTTCCGCAACGCTAGGTGACTTTGCCTTAGCCATTCGTGAATTACAAGATTAA
- a CDS encoding TVP38/TMEM64 family protein: MKLWHKVFLITLGILILIGLLFSIWTSYQDAIQTFFAYAFDRQTLINLLRHQGKHNAVLFMAVIAIGSAIPGMPIAAVAVLSGVCFGSWLGFGINIVGTVLGNLLAVYILGEFPHTARPSRFRPIADRLKNMNHPRLGLSIGYAIPMLPTLLVNYAAIEMKMSFKNKALCILIGSLPVSFLYAFGGDALLLGNTKIVIIVVILVLLLFGLYEIIRRDQRIIKARN; encoded by the coding sequence ATGAAGCTATGGCATAAGGTGTTTTTAATAACACTAGGTATTTTAATATTAATCGGTCTACTATTTTCAATTTGGACCAGTTATCAAGATGCTATTCAAACCTTCTTTGCCTATGCTTTCGACCGCCAAACTCTAATCAATTTATTACGACATCAAGGTAAGCATAACGCCGTTTTATTCATGGCCGTTATTGCGATTGGATCGGCTATTCCTGGTATGCCTATTGCAGCAGTAGCGGTTCTTTCTGGAGTCTGTTTTGGCAGTTGGCTTGGCTTTGGAATCAATATCGTTGGTACAGTCTTAGGAAATTTATTGGCCGTTTACATATTGGGAGAATTTCCTCATACTGCCCGTCCAAGTCGTTTTCGCCCCATTGCTGATAGATTGAAAAACATGAACCACCCTCGCTTAGGATTAAGTATTGGTTACGCTATACCTATGTTACCAACCTTATTGGTGAATTACGCGGCCATCGAAATGAAAATGTCTTTTAAAAATAAAGCTCTGTGTATCTTAATTGGCTCGTTACCTGTCTCATTTCTCTATGCGTTCGGTGGCGATGCCCTACTCCTAGGAAATACCAAAATAGTTATCATCGTCGTAATCTTAGTGCTGTTATTATTTGGCTTATACGAGATTATCCGTCGGGATCAACGAATTATTAAAGCTAGAAATTAA
- a CDS encoding MurR/RpiR family transcriptional regulator — MLLQEKIDSTNFSANEQIVVNFIEHKQETINEYSTTKIAKETYTSPSVLVRIAKKLGFNGWIELKNAYVDELTYLHKHFKNIDANIPFSGNDSVLSIANKLGQLKNESILDTISLIDSKSFSQAIQLLNHSHSTGIFGLSNILFQAEEFAFKMRHIGSKVQTFPIQNTMFQEAAMMTSNDCAIFISYSGESDPLFTVIKILKKNHVPIIAITSIGDNKLSKLADITLRISTREHSYTKIAGFSSQESISLILDILYSGYFAQHFDDNYNYKINLSKKTEFRNIDNHIIQDN; from the coding sequence TTGTTATTACAAGAGAAAATTGACTCCACTAATTTTTCTGCAAATGAACAAATTGTCGTGAATTTCATTGAACATAAACAAGAAACTATCAACGAATACTCAACCACAAAAATTGCTAAAGAGACGTATACTTCTCCATCCGTATTGGTTCGAATTGCCAAAAAATTGGGGTTTAACGGCTGGATCGAATTAAAAAATGCTTATGTAGACGAATTAACTTATCTACACAAGCATTTTAAAAATATTGATGCTAATATCCCGTTTTCTGGTAATGATTCTGTCCTAAGCATTGCCAATAAATTAGGACAATTAAAAAACGAAAGTATTTTAGACACAATATCTCTAATTGATTCCAAATCATTTTCTCAAGCAATCCAACTACTCAACCATTCCCATAGCACGGGAATCTTTGGACTTTCAAATATATTATTTCAGGCTGAAGAATTCGCTTTTAAAATGAGACATATTGGCTCCAAAGTTCAAACTTTTCCGATTCAAAATACAATGTTCCAAGAAGCTGCCATGATGACTTCCAATGACTGTGCCATCTTTATCTCATACTCCGGCGAATCAGATCCATTGTTCACTGTCATTAAAATACTCAAGAAAAATCACGTCCCCATAATTGCAATCACAAGTATCGGTGACAATAAACTCTCTAAATTAGCCGATATAACGTTACGCATCTCAACTCGTGAGCATTCCTATACCAAAATTGCCGGATTTTCATCACAAGAATCAATCTCATTGATTTTAGATATTTTATATTCCGGTTATTTTGCTCAACACTTTGATGATAACTATAATTACAAAATCAACTTATCTAAGAAGACTGAATTTAGGAATATTGACAATCATATTATTCAGGATAATTAA
- a CDS encoding NAD-dependent epimerase/dehydratase family protein — MKIIVLGGYGHIGSYLVPKLVKLGHEVIAVSRGKHDSYTKNDSAWKRVEHLSLDRVKDPNFAQKVADVNADIVIDLISFKIEDTKKIVAALKGTNLTHYLFCSSVWAHGRAETLPADPNGIKHPLDDYGKNKYAGEMFLKDEYRKNGFPATIIMPGQISGPGWTIINPLGNNNTDVFQRIADGEKIYLPNFGMETLHHVHADDVAQMFVKAIQHRNQALGESFHAVSDTSWTLYGYTTAMYKFFNQTPKIGFLPWKEWAEYIGNDAEVEHTYYHIARSGQYSIENAKKLLGYSPNHTPLETVEEAVQSYIDRGIINYPE; from the coding sequence ATGAAAATTATTGTATTAGGTGGATATGGTCATATTGGTTCATATTTGGTTCCTAAATTAGTGAAACTAGGGCATGAGGTTATTGCCGTAAGTCGTGGTAAGCATGATTCTTATACAAAAAATGATAGTGCATGGAAACGGGTTGAACATTTAAGTTTAGACCGTGTTAAAGATCCAAATTTTGCGCAAAAAGTTGCGGATGTTAATGCAGATATTGTAATTGATTTGATTAGTTTTAAAATTGAAGACACCAAAAAAATAGTTGCTGCTTTGAAAGGCACCAACTTGACTCATTATTTATTCTGTTCGTCAGTTTGGGCACATGGTCGTGCTGAAACGTTACCCGCTGATCCGAATGGTATCAAGCATCCTTTGGATGACTATGGTAAAAATAAATACGCTGGAGAGATGTTTTTAAAAGACGAATATCGTAAAAATGGTTTTCCAGCCACAATAATTATGCCTGGTCAAATTTCTGGACCAGGTTGGACTATTATTAATCCGTTGGGGAATAATAATACTGATGTATTTCAAAGGATTGCTGATGGTGAAAAGATTTACTTACCAAATTTTGGTATGGAAACACTTCACCATGTTCACGCTGACGACGTAGCGCAGATGTTTGTTAAGGCTATCCAACATCGTAATCAAGCATTAGGCGAGTCATTTCATGCTGTTTCTGATACTTCGTGGACATTATACGGATATACAACGGCAATGTATAAGTTCTTTAATCAAACACCAAAGATTGGATTTTTGCCATGGAAAGAATGGGCGGAATATATCGGGAATGATGCTGAAGTTGAGCATACATATTATCATATTGCTAGAAGTGGACAATATAGCATCGAAAATGCTAAAAAGTTACTTGGTTATTCGCCAAACCACACGCCGCTTGAGACGGTTGAAGAGGCAGTTCAAAGCTATATTGATCGAGGAATTATTAATTATCCTGAATAA
- a CDS encoding GtrA family protein, translating into MMKELWNKYKDAIPYLFFGVLTTVVNYVAFALLWRAMGMNSQIANAIAYLISVIFAYVTNKLWVFDSHTTTWKAFFQEMGSFFLFRGGSWLIDQGTMFIGMILLHGNGFIVKLIANVVVVLLNYIFSKFIIFRKRD; encoded by the coding sequence ATGATGAAAGAATTATGGAATAAATATAAAGATGCGATTCCTTATTTATTTTTTGGAGTCTTAACAACAGTAGTAAATTACGTGGCCTTTGCGCTTTTGTGGCGTGCTATGGGCATGAATTCTCAAATAGCTAATGCGATTGCGTATCTAATTTCAGTTATTTTTGCCTATGTTACCAATAAATTGTGGGTCTTTGACTCTCATACGACGACTTGGAAAGCATTTTTTCAAGAAATGGGATCATTTTTCTTATTCAGAGGTGGTTCTTGGTTGATTGATCAAGGAACAATGTTTATCGGAATGATTTTATTACATGGAAATGGGTTTATTGTTAAATTGATTGCCAATGTAGTCGTTGTTTTACTTAACTATATTTTTAGTAAGTTTATTATTTTTAGAAAAAGAGACTAA